The window CTTCTTCTGCCTCTTCGCCTTCGCACTATGCGCGGCTTGTAAGCGACGCAGCTCTTCCCATCCAAGATAGTTGGTAAACTTGTTGTCATCGAAAAACAGCACTGGCCCGTTACAGATGAAAATATAATCCGTATCTTCGAGCGCCTTGGTCGCGCCATGCACCATGCCGTTGGCTTCGTAGACGTAGTCACCGGTCTTGAGGACGCCATCGCGCACTTGCAGTTTTCCCTTGATGATGAAGGTGTGTGATGCCGTCAGATGTTTGTGTGGCGGCGCGACGTAACCTTTGAGCCAGCGGAACAACACGGCCCAGGTGCCACTCTCTGAGCCAGTCCACAAAATCTTCATAAAGCCACGCTTAGGATCGTCAGCAATCGGAATCCAATCCATATCGGCGGACTTCACTAACGTATCCATCAGTTCGCTATTAAACGGCGTAATGTCTTGCGGTAGAGCCATAGTCTCCTCCTTGTGTTTCTGTGGTCGAGTATAGATGCCTGGATCGTGAACTGGGCGCAAGTCAGTAGGCGGCTACAATGACGAAATTGACAGAAACCGCTCAACCATCGCAGTGATCTGCTCCGGCACTTCCAGCTGATGAAAATGGCCAGCACCAACCGTTTGGCCGGTGACGACGTGTGGACACAACTCGCGTAAGCGCGCCTGGTCCGATAGTGGTATCGTTGCATCCAGCACCAACAGCGGCACTCTGCACGCACGTACTCCCGACTCAGGATCTTTGAAGACCTGCTCGAACGCCGACGCTGCAACATACTGTGGAGTATTCAGCATGCCAGCCTTAACGCGCGCCTTGCGTTCGGCGTTATCAGTAGGAAGAAACATTCCATCAACAAACGGTCCTTGCAGTTCACGAAACGCTGGCGTGCGAAACTGTTGCAACAGTGGTGTGACGCTTTGCAGCAACGGGGCAGTGGGAACAACTGGTGAATCGAGCGTGACCACTGCACCAGGTAGATCGGGGTATTGCGCAGCCAACTTGACAGCGATCACTCCACCCATGCTATGGCCAATGACAATTGGTTTCTCAAGGTTGAGCTCTTTACACATCCAGGCCAAGTCGTCAGCGAACACTGCCATCGAATACTCCTGTTCGGGCTTGTCGCTCTCGCCGTGACCACGTAGATCGACCGTAACCACTCGGCGACTGCGGCGAAAGTAATTGAATAGTGGCGTCATGGCGGTATGGTCACAGGTCCAACCGTGGACCAACAGCACCGGTGGCTCACCACTGCCGGCTTCAGCATAAAATAAATCGACTCCATCCCTGTTAAGCATACGCGTACTCCTCTTGAATCACCGACTCTATCGTAGTGTCATAAGCCAGCGCTAGAGCACCACACTCGCGCTGCAGGAAATGTCATGTCGTCATACGCCATGCTCGACACATCTCTCGACTCCATTGCGGATGCGAGCCCCGATCTTCGCAATGGCTTAACCAATCATGCCCCGATGGCAATTGAGGCCTTATGTGCGCTAGGACGCGCAGATGCTATCCCAGCGTGGCTTGAACACTATCGCGCAGGGTTTTTGCCGTGGCCGTCTGCGGTTGCGTCTATTGATCCTCACAACTGGCGCGCAGCGCTAGGACGTATAGATCGCGTTAGTGATTGGCGCGCGTTCTTTACGGACGAACTAGTGCGTACGCCTTGGCAGGACGTGCTCAACCGCTGGGTAGCGAATCTCGCACCTGCGATATGCGCATCAGCTGCACACGGAGTGATCAGGGTAGCACACGCTGCTCGTGCCCTTTCCCAGGCTGAGACGCCAACGCGGATTGCCGAGCTTGCGGCCGCACTTGGCTATTGGGCCGCGTGTTATCAAGAGTTGCCAACCTCCATGTCATCTCTTCAACGCAAAGAACGACCGACAGTCGCAATCCGTACTGTTCCGGTGGTGCCACTTGACCAGCGCAAATTCACCGGCACGATCGTTGGTTCTCTAGAACGGTTGAGTGAATTCCCAGCGTTTGCACCGGTGATCGAGTATGCCGATGTCAGTGGCGACGTATCCCGGGTTGTCTCTGAACTGACGCAAGCCTTTGCGCGTGTCTATCTGGCCAATGCCCACGACTTCTTGAGCACAATCGTTTTCGTCCACAGTGTTACGAGTGGGGCGTCGCTGCGCCTGTTGGCTCCCTATCTCGGCCCGTCCGTCCTGCGCGACGCGCTACGTTACACCTGGCAGGCGCAGTGCGGGATTTACGCGGCATTTGGTCTGGTTCCTATACCAGAACACACCGTGACAACGCCACGTGAATCACGAGAACAGCTCATCGATATGGCCGTGGCCAATGGAGATGAGCACGTGATCAAGTTTACCGAGACCTGTTTACGTGAGTATGAATTGAATCCGCAGCCTGAGTATCCAGCGGCGGCGCGGCATGCGATGGACGTGGTGAAATTGTAGAGTGCGGATTTCGGATTGTGGATTGCGGAATTTTAAGGACAGTTCTCCTAGTCCGCAATCCGCACTTAGCAATTCGCAATTCTTTATGTGAGGTTAAACACTCGCGCGGCATTATCCCATAACAACTTCCGCTTTGATTCTTGCGGGATAGGTTGCTTTAACATGGCCTCGACACCCCAGGGATAGGTGCCGTCAGGATGCGGATAGTCTGAGTCCCAGGTGAAGTTGTTGTCGCCAACCAACTCCACCGCCGCCTTCATGGTTGGCTCGTCGCCACGGAACGCGACACAGACATTGCTACGGAAGTACTCGGTCGGACGACGAGTGAGATACTCGTGCTCGGCATTGCCACTGAAGTCCCAGTGTTGTTCCATGCGTTGCAGCCAGTATGGGGTCCAACCGCCGTCACCTTCGACATGAATCACTTTGAGTTTGGGACACTTCTCGAAGACACCGAACCAAATCAGCCCTGCCATAGCCGCCATCGCCTCAAACGGATGCGACAGAATATGACCGCTGGTGTGAGTGTCCATACGATCACCAAAGGACGGAACCGACGCGGACGCTGAGTCATGCGTCGAGATTGGCTTGCCAGTGTTCTCAATCTCTTTCCACAACGGCAGACAATCATCGTGCCACAACGTGCGACCGCCAACGGGATTGGGACGCATGTAATAACTGACACAACCCAGTTGTGAGGCGCGAATAGCTTCTTTGACGGCTTCCTCAACACTTTGCATAGGCAATGCTGCAGCCCAGCGCAAACGCTTCGGATCGAGTGACGTATACTCGGCGGCCCAGTTGTTATAAGCACGGCAGCACGCCGCTAGTAATTTGGTGTCACGAAACTCGCGACCTAGCATCTGACCGGTAAACGTCGGATACAGGATTTGCACGTCGACGCCTTGTTCATCCATATCTTGGATACGGCTCTGAGCGCTAAATCCAGTCTGTTTCGCGCGGTCAAAACGTTCCATCGCCTTGTTTGCCGCTTTGAGAAATGGCTTCGCTGCCATCGGATACTTGCCCTTTTCGCGGGTGAACGATTCACCTTCGACCAGGAAGGTCCTTCGCCCCGAGTCAGGCGCTTCGCCCATCCGTGGCGCTTGCGATTTATAGGCATCTTCCATGTGGCGTTCCCACAGCCACTCCGGCTCCATCATGTGGGCGTCGGTATCTGCGATCTTGAATCCATCACGCATTGTTGGTTCCCTCCGTCGGTTACTTAGACGTAATGCGTAATCAGTAATGCGTAAAACAGAAAAGGGGAAGGGGCGGTTACGGATTACGCATTATGCCCTAATTCTCATTTGCCGGACCAAATGTGTCAGTCGTAATCTGCCGCGACTTAAATTTCCACTCCCCATTCACCTTGGCATACTCGTCATTATACCAACCGGTGAGCAACCACTTTTTGCCCTCGCGCATCAACTTGACTTCCACGTAGCACGTGCCTCTAGCCTTATCTGGTCCGAGTAACTCAACTACATGATTATGAATAAATGGGCGGGGTTTCGAAGTAGCGCCCTGTTCAGCAATCATCTTGGCGAGATTCGCTCGGCCTTCAGCACGGGGTAATTTCGGGTCATTGGTGGAAAACCAGCCATCTTCAGTAAACAGCTTTGAGTACCCGTCTGAGTCCTGTTGCCATACGCGATCACAGTAGCGCACCGGTAGGGTACGAATCTCTTCACGATCAATCACTTCTTGTAGTTGTGCTTCCATGCTCTTTGCCATACCGTCCTCCTTTTGCTCGTCCTTGGTTGTACCCGTAGGCTGCCTTATTGCGCGGCAAGGTGCAAGCGTGCCGAGAACCAGAAAAAGAAACGGAGAATCGGAGATGGGGAGAACCGGAGACCTCCCCACCATGTTTCTGCTCCGATTCACCGATGCCCCGTTTCTCCGATTCATTCTTATGTACTTGCAATGCCCCATCTCAAGCCGTTACGCAGCAACGTGGTAAACGCCTCGGTCTCCCACGCGCCATGGAACATTTTCGGCGTCGTTCCCGCGCTATCAACACTGGCGTCAACAAACGGCTGGACATTGTTGAGTGGCGAATGGCAATGCCCGAGCGCGATGTAGGCGACACTGCCTTTGCCAATATCCTTTGTATAGCCCAACCCCCTGGTTTTGCCATCTGGCATCAATGCCGTGTCTTGGGGATAGACAAAACCGAATCCTGGAGGTGATGGGTCTTTCGCTAGTTCCGTCGTAAGGAGGACATTCGTGGACGCGGGATCTTGCACTTCGATGAGATACAGTTCATCCATGACCTCGAACGAACCCGCCAATCCTTTGGTAAGCACATGCGAGCGATCCGTGACATCAACACGAAACTTTCGCACGGGCGGATGATTGAGGAAGAAGCCACCCAGCGTTGCATGATGGCTTCACTTCACCATCGCGCGCGTGCGGCGATCGTCTCCGACCTGCACCGCACGGCCACCACTGGTGCCATGTAGCGCCAGCCACCGTCCTCCCTCTTCGAGCCACTGACGAATGACCGCGTTCTGTTCATCATTTGGATACGGACCAGCAACATACGTCACCAAGAGACGACTCTTTGGTAGCCATTTGCCAATGTCGGTGAAGTCGCTCGCCACTGTGGTCAGGATATTGGCATCTTCTTGCAAGAGTTGCAGAAGTCGCAAGCGGGCATAGTCCATATCATGGCCAGCATTTGATCCAGCCGGAAAACCGCCGGTGATGAGATGTACCCGTGTGGGTTGGGTTTGTATCATTTTCTTATTCCCCCCTTTGCAGTTTAGGGATCCGTGCGCAGAGCGCACGCTACACTCTTCAGTTTCGCTCTCCCTGGCAGGGAGAGGACTAGGGTGAGGGTCGAGAGCTAAGAAGTACGATGAGATCAATGCGTGAAAATTACCCTATAAATGTTTAGCCACAACCTCCTCCCCAAACCGTTCCATCGCCGTAGTCACATCCTTATCCCGCAACGCTCGCATATTTACTAACAAACGGTGAACTCCAAGTTCCTGGTACACTTTTAAGCTATCGAGCCCTTCGCCGTAATAATTCCAGTACGCCGTAATCTCAATCTCGTTAGGATTCCGCCCTTGCTTGGCACATTCATCTTTGAACGCCTTGATATGGGCACGATAATCGTCGAGATCTTTGCCAATCACATACCAGCCGTCACCATAGCGCACCAGGCGACGAATGGCCTGAGGCGTGATGCCACCAATCACTAACGGCACACCACCCTTTTGCACCGGACGAGGCCGCATCACGAAGCCTTGCCAATTGACAAACTCACCCTGAAAGTTGATTTCCTCGCCATTCCAGACTTGTTTGAGCGCCCGCAGATATTCATCAGAGCGTTTACCGCGATGGGCGAACGGCACGCCAATCGCATCGAACTCTTCCTTGAGCCAACCAATACCCACGCCGAGCATCAGCCGTCCTTTCGACAGATGATCAATCGACGACGCCCACTTTGCCAGATACAGCGCGTTGATCTGCGGTAAGATGTTCACCCCGGTACCCAGACGCATACGCTTGGTCGAGGCGGCCACATACGTTAACGCCACCAACGGATCGATAATCGCCGAATCAGGACGGAAGGGTACCTTACCACTCGGATTATATGGATACACTGACGAATACTCTTTCGGGATAATGACGTGCTCTGCGGTCCACACCGACTCATAGCCAATCGCCTCAGCCCGCTGGACAAACGGCACCAACATATCGGGCTCGGTAAACACGTCGAGATTGATCGGAACAATGCCAAACTTCATGACCACCCTCCTATCACGTCCTCTAGATCGAATGCGAAATCGCTGGCAGACTAGCACCGTTCACCAATGACCTCTAGGCTGCGTTGCGTAAGGAGACGTATGTACAGCGATTGTGAAATTATTGTTGACGTGGTCGCGCATGGCCGGTGTCTGCGACAAGTAGAAATCCCACGACATGTCTCGGAGACTATTGATGCAGCAATTGCACGAGACGAACCGCCTGGGGAGATTGTCCACGATGGCGTACAGTACCAGTGGTTCGTGCGTCCTTGAATATTCCCATGACGACGGTCTTGTCGTCACGAGAAGCCACCAGGATCAATTATTGAGGGAAAGAATCTAGCCTTCAGCATTTAGCTCTTACAAAACCGGGAACAGACTGAGCCTTTAGACTCCTCACAGCAGTTGTGGAGACTTTCCGAGTCTGCTTTTCTGGCTGACAACTGAAAGCTGATAGCTGAGTGCTTAACCATTAAGGAGGAGTGTATGAAACTTGGTGTGTCAATGTTTG is drawn from Deltaproteobacteria bacterium and contains these coding sequences:
- a CDS encoding alpha/beta hydrolase, whose protein sequence is MLNRDGVDLFYAEAGSGEPPVLLVHGWTCDHTAMTPLFNYFRRSRRVVTVDLRGHGESDKPEQEYSMAVFADDLAWMCKELNLEKPIVIGHSMGGVIAVKLAAQYPDLPGAVVTLDSPVVPTAPLLQSVTPLLQQFRTPAFRELQGPFVDGMFLPTDNAERKARVKAGMLNTPQYVAASAFEQVFKDPESGVRACRVPLLVLDATIPLSDQARLRELCPHVVTGQTVGAGHFHQLEVPEQITAMVERFLSISSL
- a CDS encoding questin oxidase family protein, with protein sequence MSSYAMLDTSLDSIADASPDLRNGLTNHAPMAIEALCALGRADAIPAWLEHYRAGFLPWPSAVASIDPHNWRAALGRIDRVSDWRAFFTDELVRTPWQDVLNRWVANLAPAICASAAHGVIRVAHAARALSQAETPTRIAELAAALGYWAACYQELPTSMSSLQRKERPTVAIRTVPVVPLDQRKFTGTIVGSLERLSEFPAFAPVIEYADVSGDVSRVVSELTQAFARVYLANAHDFLSTIVFVHSVTSGASLRLLAPYLGPSVLRDALRYTWQAQCGIYAAFGLVPIPEHTVTTPRESREQLIDMAVANGDEHVIKFTETCLREYELNPQPEYPAAARHAMDVVKL
- a CDS encoding amidohydrolase; its protein translation is MRDGFKIADTDAHMMEPEWLWERHMEDAYKSQAPRMGEAPDSGRRTFLVEGESFTREKGKYPMAAKPFLKAANKAMERFDRAKQTGFSAQSRIQDMDEQGVDVQILYPTFTGQMLGREFRDTKLLAACCRAYNNWAAEYTSLDPKRLRWAAALPMQSVEEAVKEAIRASQLGCVSYYMRPNPVGGRTLWHDDCLPLWKEIENTGKPISTHDSASASVPSFGDRMDTHTSGHILSHPFEAMAAMAGLIWFGVFEKCPKLKVIHVEGDGGWTPYWLQRMEQHWDFSGNAEHEYLTRRPTEYFRSNVCVAFRGDEPTMKAAVELVGDNNFTWDSDYPHPDGTYPWGVEAMLKQPIPQESKRKLLWDNAARVFNLT
- a CDS encoding nuclear transport factor 2 family protein — translated: MGHCKYIRMNRRNGASVNRSRNMVGRSPVLPISDSPFLFLVLGTLAPCRAIRQPTGTTKDEQKEDGMAKSMEAQLQEVIDREEIRTLPVRYCDRVWQQDSDGYSKLFTEDGWFSTNDPKLPRAEGRANLAKMIAEQGATSKPRPFIHNHVVELLGPDKARGTCYVEVKLMREGKKWLLTGWYNDEYAKVNGEWKFKSRQITTDTFGPANEN
- a CDS encoding ThuA domain-containing protein, giving the protein MGGFFLNHPPVRKFRVDVTDRSHVLTKGLAGSFEVMDELYLIEVQDPASTNVLLTTELAKDPSPPGFGFVYPQDTALMPDGKTRGLGYTKDIGKGSVAYIALGHCHSPLNNVQPFVDASVDSAGTTPKMFHGAWETEAFTTLLRNGLRWGIAST
- a CDS encoding LLM class F420-dependent oxidoreductase is translated as MKFGIVPINLDVFTEPDMLVPFVQRAEAIGYESVWTAEHVIIPKEYSSVYPYNPSGKVPFRPDSAIIDPLVALTYVAASTKRMRLGTGVNILPQINALYLAKWASSIDHLSKGRLMLGVGIGWLKEEFDAIGVPFAHRGKRSDEYLRALKQVWNGEEINFQGEFVNWQGFVMRPRPVQKGGVPLVIGGITPQAIRRLVRYGDGWYVIGKDLDDYRAHIKAFKDECAKQGRNPNEIEITAYWNYYGEGLDSLKVYQELGVHRLLVNMRALRDKDVTTAMERFGEEVVAKHL